The Acetonema longum DSM 6540 genomic sequence TTCCTTGGCCCCGTCACAAACAGTGACAATATAGTCAAAGCTATCGTTGAGGTATTCGGTGAGACCTTTCGACCACTGAGCGGAAATGTCGATCCCAATCTCGGCCATCGCCCTGGCGACATACGGATTCACCTCCGTCGCCATCGTTCCCGCGCTGAATGCCTCGAACCGGTCGCCGTATAGCGCCCTTAAAAGCCCTTCGGCCATCTGCGACCGCGCTGAGTTGTGGGTGCAAAGAAACAAGATTTTTTTCTTCTGATTCATACGAAGGCCCCTTCCCTTAATCAAAACTATTATTGCAAATCAGGCAAATCTCAGTCCTAACAGCCCTGATTGCAGTGCTATCGCGTATCCGGCTACCCAAGCCTTCATTTTTCTTCGATTTCATCCCTCGCTACAAACTTCGCAAAATCACATTTATATATTTATATATATCTATATGATAACCAATAGACAGGCTGTTGGTCAACCAGTTAATTGTTAATTATGTATAAGAATGACCAAAAACTCCTACAGATTCACTTCACACTGCTCTGTAAGGGTTCTATAGTGATTTTTAAGCTTTATCATTGTGAGCACTCAAGAAGTCATTGCATAAAACTAATGTTTAACATATAAACGTCAAGCCTGAATGCTCAATGTTTCTACCTATGGCATGGTTCTTTTCTTCTCCTTCAAAAAACAGGTCCAACTGCTCAAGTCCTTGGGACACGATTTTCCCAGCAGTAATATTTACCGATCGTACCGGTTCACCCCACCACCGCTTACTAAACTCCCCTGGCGTGCCGCTTCACTAATGATATCCGTTGAGTGTTCCGGGCGAACCAACTTAATCCGTGCAGTAAAACCCAACTGTAAATTTCTAAAGGCCATACTATTCAGGACTTGCAGCAAAAATTGCTCAATGCCTGAACGAGTTTAATGACTGTTATCCATTACGGGCATGGGAAACTTGGGATTTTGATAATTGTCAATGAGGAACCGGCTCTGTTCCTGGTCAAATAGTATATTATACTGAACCGTATTAACATAGGCATCATAGGCGGAATAGGGATAAATTGCCACCAGATATAAGAGCCATTCCGGCCTGATCGCTGCAATGGCCTGGGGAAAGTTGCCCAAAAGGGTCTGATGGATGGCTGGGAGGAGATGGGCCATGTATGACATGCCGATCCACCAGGTCAGCAAATAAAAGCTAGTAGGGATTCGATGGCTATAAAGATGCCCCAGGCCAGGCATGAGAAGGGACCAAGCAACCGCCACCCAAGGATTTCGTTTCTCGATGAATCCTATGTCCCATGTGCCGATTTTAAAGGGAATAATTGCTGAATCCTCTCGTGCAGCAAGGATTGCATATTTGTTTAAATCAACAGTGAGCTGGTAGCTGCTCCAAGTGGCAAAAAGCTGTAAAGGAGCATAAAAAAGCAACCACCTGGTGTCGAGGACTTGTTTAGCCAATTCAGCTTGACCGGTAAACCCATAGATAATCGCCTGGTTAATATGTCCCATGGAGTTTGCGATAGTCGCGCCGATAATCAACAGAAACCCTTTTACATAACTCCCCATAATGAGAAATCCTAGACCCGGAAACAATGCTGACCAGAAAGCCGTTATCCAAGGGTTTTTTAGGTGGAGCAGATTAATTGTGAGTTCGCTCACAATTCCTTTAGGGCGGCGTTGATTTCTTATGGATTCAGATTGCTTCTTTTCCACCACTTGCCGCCCCATTTCCTATCATATTACGCAGCCGATCCAACTTACCTACCCCAAAGGCCATATTGTCCCAAAGCACTTTCTCTACCATTTCGTATTGACTGTTGTCGCAGCAAACGGTAAGCACTACTTCTGTATTGTTGCAATCCCCGGCTTTGACCCGGTTGCGAGGTGACTTTGTCTTCTTGTGCCCAAATATCCTTCCATAAAAGTAATCAAGCAGGAAGCCGATAATTGCTCCGCTCAGCAGTCCTATCAACCCCCAGATAATCGGCCCCCAAGCTAAGACAAAGCCATATATAACGCCTAACTCCATAAATATTGCTCC encodes the following:
- a CDS encoding arsenate reductase ArsC gives rise to the protein MNQKKKILFLCTHNSARSQMAEGLLRALYGDRFEAFSAGTMATEVNPYVARAMAEIGIDISAQWSKGLTEYLNDSFDYIVTVCDGAKEACPFFPGGGVMLHQSFTNPSGFRGSDDQIMNGVRLVLSEIKGWIVMTFGERVS
- a CDS encoding membrane protein, which translates into the protein MYVYASFDYSAFLELAITDLEKRGIAREHILAVPLDKRVEERMVLDSIHRADGISIFDGAMVLGAIFMELGVIYGFVLAWGPIIWGLIGLLSGAIIGFLLDYFYGRIFGHKKTKSPRNRVKAGDCNNTEVVLTVCCDNSQYEMVEKVLWDNMAFGVGKLDRLRNMIGNGAASGGKEAI